A stretch of DNA from Chlorogloeopsis sp. ULAP01:
AATTGTATTGGCATACTTTTATAAAGTTAATATTTTCTTAACTTAAATAAAAGTGTTTAATATTACATATATTCAGCAGTGAAGTGATTTTACTTGCAGATAGTGTAAGTAGCAATAAATTCATAAGATTCACAAAGATATTTGATAGCGCAGGTTTACTTAAGCCTACAGTTTGCAGGCTTTGTCTGTTTAGCCAAGGTAGTGCTTTGCTCCGTTGTAGCGACTGCCTGCACCTTTTAATACCAATTTAAAAAATGATTAAGGGCAGATGGATTCACCCAACCCGGACAAAGAAGGCGATTTCTAATCCAAAATGGTATAAGGTGTCGGTTACCGTTAACTGAACCATATTGTTCGATAACGCAGTATTTTAAAAACAAAAAAGGTGGGTAAAATCCCACCTTTGCTTAATTATCCACACTTACTTAACTTACTTACGACCACCCAACCATTTTGCTGCTGCTAATCCCAAAATCGCTCCAACGATAGGATTGCTGAGAAACTTCATGATCGCAGGTTGCTCTGCTAGCACTTCCCGGAAAACGTCGGGATGGTTGTGATAGGCAAACGAGGCAAGTTTGCTTACATCATCAGCATTCATGCGATTAGGGTTGTGGGTAGAAAGCCCTAATTGTTGCTCTAGATGGCGATCATCCAGCCCTCTTTGCTTGAAGTGCTTGAAGAAGGAACGTGCGACATCATCTCTTTCATTTGGTTTGATATTAGCGATCGCCTTTTGTAATTCTGGCTCCATCTGGCTGGGAGGAATGCGCTCTGGATGCAAAGAGCGTTCAAACATTTGACGACGCTGATCCAACGTGGTACGTTGAGCAAAATCATCAAAGTTTTGATATTCCTCGGTTGATACATCATCAAGGGATTCAGTGTTTCCCTGAGCCAAATCTCTCATAATTTGGCGTTTGTACTCATCACTGCTAGTCACTTTACTAATCTCCTTTTTGCTGATCGTTAATCACTAATTGCTAACTATTAATTGCGGTGAATTGTTAGCCACTAGCTTTACGTGTACTGAACTTGATTGGATTGAACATCATAGCGAGCTGTCAAAATCAGCTGCTTATCGGGTGCATAGATCAAAACTGTCAAGTCTTGATTAGGAAAGTTCTTCCGGAAGCCTTCAACTAAAGATCTTGCTAATGGACGCACTTCATTGGGGCGCACTTGTGGGGAAATCACAACACCTAGCTTGTTGTTGTCACGCACATAAACATCTTTAACCAAACCTCTAGATGTTTGCACAACCCAATCACCAAAACTTTGCCCCGCAGGAGTATTTCCTCGCTGTAATTGTGCGGCTACATCCCGGTTAACTCCAGGCGGAGTTGTGGTACGGTCAACTTGGGCTACATTACCACCACAGGCAGTAGTAATTGTCAAAACTAAAATTAAGACGAAAGCCGTTAAAATTTTGCGACTCTGCTGTAGCAGATTCATTCTGATTACCTCCTTTAAAAAACTATTGCCACACTAGACCTTATTTATTGTTTTTTCAAAGATTTGAATTGATAATTCTTGTCTTGATATGAGGTCTAGACCATCAATAATTAATATGGGAACACTTTCTTTAAAATTAACCCTCATACTCAAGAAATAATTTTGAGATGAAGTAAAAAGCCCGCTCAGGCGGACTTTTAATAAACTGCGCATCTATCTATTAAGCGCGTTTAGTTAGTAGTTCTGGTAGTTCGGGTAATTTTGTAAGTAAAGTACACCCTGTTTTATCTCGTCGAATCTTTAAAACAAAAGTAGTTCTAGTCAACTGCTTTTTTGATGTTATCTTTTACGTCTTCGGTTGCATGACGTACTTCACTTTCTGCTTGTTTAGCTTTGCCTTCTGCTTTATCTTGTGGATCGCCAGTTACATTTCCCCAAGCTTCTTGAGCTTTTCCTTCTACATTTTTAGCTGTTGCTTTTGCTCTATCTTCTAAACTCATTGTCTTCTCCTTATATTTATATAACTTATCTTCAAAGTTGTTAATTCAACTTTGGTTTTGTGACTACATTTACAAGTTAACTATTTACTTTTATTCTAGCCTTCCACCATAGGACATATTATTGCTCTATGCTAAAAGAGATAGAAAATAAGAGACGGGGATCAATTTAGTACTTATTGCTAAATATCGAAAAATAACAACTATTAACTACCATTTAATAAATAAAAAACCCGGTTTTTTAAGTACCGGGTTCAGGAAGTTATGGGTATTATTTTTTATCTATCTAATCTAAAAAACCCATCAAATTTTCAGAATCATCAATCTCATTGGATGCTACTGGACGATTACCCATTACAGAGTAGGTTTCAGAAATTACTAAGGAACTGGAGGCGATCGGACGAATTCCCGATAAGTTCATGCTGTCAACTACTTGGATATTGTTTGCAGCAATGGGACGTATACCCATGATGTTCATTGTCTCTACAACTTGCAAGTGACTGGTACCAATCGGACGTAGACCAGAGATTGAGAGGGTTTCTGCAACTTCTAAATCACTAGCACCAATCGGACGTAGACCAGAAACAGCAAGGTTGTCACGGACTTCGATTTTACC
This window harbors:
- a CDS encoding CsbD family protein yields the protein MSLEDRAKATAKNVEGKAQEAWGNVTGDPQDKAEGKAKQAESEVRHATEDVKDNIKKAVD